The Plutella xylostella chromosome 9, ilPluXylo3.1, whole genome shotgun sequence genome has a segment encoding these proteins:
- the LOC119691313 gene encoding carcinine transporter: MSIELEAPISVQPNSIVSKRISSDDGHKTKEEKTLDFDDLLVQAGEFGRYQLYLFIATMPYYVYGVFVYFTQMFLTEVPSQHWCWIPELENLTATERRSLAIPPDDHARFGYSHCISYVANWSDVLRTGDKPNPSWETAKCQNGWEFDTSEIPYPTISTELGWVCDRRSYQASAQAIFFFGSVFGGFLIGWVADRFGRIPAIVASNVIGCVGGIASIFVHDFTEFAICRFFMGMSYDNTMMMAYLLVLEYIAPKYRTLIANLSFAVFYSLAAIALPWIALACGHWKITSVATSLPLILALSAPLLLLESPRWLLTKGRVDDAVNKVLHLGKVNRKDIPSKMIQKFKEDFSNKKNTEKGNMYEILKNPVLRKMFVLICVEYMCCVIVFDALVRSLGMLDFDFFVSFSVVSATEFPSILILAFVMDWVGRRWLICSMSAISFVFCILIAFVGSGTGAVVCAVVARFAINMSYNTAIQWGAELFPTSVRGSALSAIHILGYIATMVSPYIVYLEVYVTWLPMVLSGLIGFLSAVIALTLPETARKDMPQTFEDAEVLANSQRFFELPTFAKKEIKGHEGKDNCSFEP; encoded by the coding sequence atgtCTATCGAGCTAGAAGCACCGATCAGTGTTCAGCCAAATTCGATAGTATCAAAACGGATTAGCTCGGACGATGGACACAAAACAAAGGAAGAGAAGACGCTCGACTTCGATGACCTCCTGGTCCAAGCCGGGGAGTTTGGCCGCTACCAGCTGTACCTGTTCATCGCCACGATGCCCTACTACGTGTACGGAGTGTTCGTGTACTTCACCCAGATGTTCCTGACTGAAGTGCCGAGCCAGCACTGGTGCTGGATACCCGAGTTAGAGAATCTCACGGCGACTGAACGCAGGAGCCTCGCCATACCGCCCGACGACCATGCCCGCTTCGGGTACTCACACTGCATCTCGTACGTGGCCAACTGGAGTGATGTGTTACGAACTGGGGACAAGCCCAACCCTAGCTGGGAGACCGCCAAGTGCCAGAATGGATGGGAGTTTGACACTAGCGAAATACCGTATCCAACGATTTCAACCGAATTAGGATGGGTTTGTGACAGACGCAGCTACCAGGCCTCGGCGCAGGCCATCTTCTTCTTCGGCTCCGTGTTCGGAGGATTCCTCATCGGATGGGTCGCTGACAGATTCGGACGGATACCAGCCATCGTGGCGAGCAATGTGATTGGATGCGTCGGAGGCATCGCCAGCATATTTGTTCACGATTTCACCGAGTTCGCTATCTGCCGTTTCTTTATGGGCATGAGTTATGACAACACAATGATGATGGCCTACCTCCTCGTATTAGAATATATAGCACCGAAATACAGGACGTTGATCGCTAATTTATCTTTCGCCGTCTTCTACTCATTGGCCGCCATAGCTCTGCCGTGGATAGCACTCGCTTGTGGGCACTGGAAGATTACTTCTGTGGCCACAAGTCTTCCACTAATCCTAGCGTTGTCTGCTCCTCTTTTATTACTAGAAAGCCCAAGATGGCTGCTCACTAAAGGCCGTGTCGATGACGCAGTAAACAAAGTACTTCACTTAGGGAAAGTGAACCGAAAAGATATTCCGTCCAAAATGATACAAAAATTCAAAGAAGATTTCTCAAACAAAAAGAACACAGAGAAAGGAAACAtgtatgaaattttgaaaaaccCTGTGCTAAGGAAGATGTTTGTATTGATATGTGTAGAGTACATGTGCTGTGTGATAGTGTTTGATGCGCTAGTGAGAAGTCTCGGGATGCTAGACTTTGACTTTTTCGTTTCATTCTCTGTGGTGTCTGCGACGGAGTTTCCCTCGATATTGATCCTGGCATTCGTGATGGACTGGGTGGGGAGGCGCTGGTTGATCTGCAGCATGTCCGCAATTTCCTTTGTCTTCTGTATTTTGATAGCGTTTGTTGGAAGCGGGACAGGCGCTGTTGTGTGCGCGGTCGTGGCGAGATTTGCCATCAACATGAGCTACAACACAGCCATCCAGTGGGGAGCCGAGTTGTTCCCGACTTCAGTTAGGGGGTCAGCCTTAAGTGCTATCCATATACTCGGGTATATAGCAACGATGGTTTCCCCTTATATCGTGTACTTGGAGGTATACGTCACGTGGCTGCCGATGGTTTTGAGTGGGTTAATTGGTTTCCTTAGTGCCGTGATTGCCCTCACTTTGCCAGAAACCGCCAGAAAAGATATGCCGCAAACGTTTGAAGACGCTGAAGTGTTAGCAAACAGCCAGAGGTTTTTCGAATTACCGACCTTTGCCAAGAAGGAAATTAAGGGTCACGAAGGAAAAGATAACTGTTCATTTGAACCGTAG